The Theileria orientalis strain Shintoku DNA, chromosome 3, complete genome genome window below encodes:
- a CDS encoding proteasome subunit — MSGYVTGAAVVALKFDEGVLMIADTKLSLGRMARYMNVKRMQEVSKNTLLCCSGDAADHQYLSDLLKRVVQTELLAHRNDESKTLLNAEMLLNYTSRVLYSRRTKLDPVLVSAVVGGFSRGEPFLGYTDYYGTKYTDDFVVTGLGKYFAIGPLREEHRPTMSLAEARDLAVRCMRLLYLRDCTASVRVQVGYVTKNGVFVDEPFLLDSKWDYAKFAAPTSALPIAGNQF, encoded by the exons atgagCGGCTACGTTACGGGAGCCGCAGTAGTCGCATTGAAATTCGACGAAGGAGTGCTAATGATTGCAGATACGAAGC TGAGTCTAGGGAGGATGGCTCGGTACATGAACGTAAAAAGAATGCAGGAAGTCTCGAAAAACACGCTTCTCTGCTGCTCAGGGGACGCGGCCGATCACCAGTACCTGAGTGACCTGCTCAAGAGGGTGGTCCAGACCGAGCTTTTGGCGCACCGCAACGACGAGTCCaagacgctgctgaacgcAGAAATGCTGCTGAACTACACCTCCAGAGTGCTCTATTCGCGGAGAACGAAGCTTGACCCGGTTCTGGTATCTGCAGTCGTGGGAGGATTCAGCAGAGGGGAGCCCTTTCTGGGCTACACTGACTATTACGGCACTAAGTATACTGACGACTTCGTGGTAACAG GGCTCGGCAAGTACTTTGCCATTGGACCCCTTAGGGAAGAGCACAGGCCAACCATGAGCCTGGCCGAGGCCAGGGACCTGGCAGTGAGGTGCATGAGGCTGCTGTACCTGCGAGACTGCACTGCCTCGGTCCGGGTTCAGGTCGGCTACGTTACGAAGAACGGCGTTTTCGTTGACGAGCCGTTCCTTTTGGACTCCAAATG GGACTACGCTAAGTTCGCTGCGCCAACTTCTGCACTACCAATAGCTGGAAACCAATTTTAA
- a CDS encoding mitochondrial carrier protein — MDHVANVVCGGIAGVVADLSLYPLDTLKTRSQVKKEILFPNKPDFLKYKIVYKPSRNFRCTSLYSGLAVLIGGDLPSSAAFYGIYELTKDKLHANKDSDKKAVFPLPIIYFLGSTFGQISSLVIRNPFEVVKQQLQAGLYTRTAEAFYNIQRLQGFRGFYAGFFSTLMREIPFDGIQFVLWEKFRSLNSASQLSCFIADKTNMSRSSGHVIVSALCGSVAGGISGALTTPLDVAKTRLMTQGKNRLYKSTWDCLTKIAADEGPGSLFKGLGLRVSWLTIGGFIFFAVLEAGKVTIRPAILRSYDSRKSD; from the exons atggATCATGTAG CGAACGTTGTTTGCGGAGGTATCGCGGGAGTTGTGGCAGATTTATCCTTGTACCCCTTGGATACACTTAAAACAAGATCTCAGGTAAAAAAGGAGATTTTGTTCCCGAATAAACCTGATTTCCTAAAGTATAAAATCGTATACAAACCTTCCAGGAATTTCAGATGTACATCTCTCTATTCCGGCTTAGCTGTGTTAATCGGTGGCGATTTACCATCATCAGCAGCCTTTTATGGGATATATGAGTTAACTAAAGATAAATTACACGCCAATAAAG ATTCTGATAAAAAGGCTGTTTTCCCGCTccctattatttattttcttgGTTCAACATTTGGACAAATTTCCAGCTTAGTGATCAG GAACCCTTTTGAGGTTGTAAAACAGCAACTACAAGCTGGGTTGTATACTAGAACTGCAGAGGCgttttataatattcaaCGGCTGCAGGGATTCAGGGGCTTTTACGCAGGATTCTTCTCCACACTTATGCGTGAAATACCCTTCGATGGAATTCAGTTTGTATTATGGGAAAAGTTTAGATCCCTAAATTCAGCTTCAC AATTGTCCTGCTTTATTGcagataaaacaaatatgtcCAGAAGTAGTGGGCATGTAATAGTGTCAGCACTTTGTGGCTCAGTTGCAG GAGGAATATCTGGAGCCTTAACCACCCCTTTGGATGTCGCAAAAACACGATTGATGACACAGGGGAAAAATAGATTG TATAAAAGCACATGGGATTGTCTAACCAAAATCGCAGCAGACGAGGGACCGGGCTCTCTTTTCAAGGGTCTGGGACTGAGAGTGTCCTGGTTAACCATCGGCGGATTCATATTCTTTGCAGTTCTAGAGGCAGGAAAGGTGACAATACGACCTGCAATACTGAGAAGTTACGATTCTAGAAAGTCAGACTAA
- a CDS encoding uncharacterized protein (tetratricopeptide region domain containing protein), producing the protein MGIEEVPDLPQNTVEDDAIKFHTSTPTEDTNLDDSELGKTEDLFGSSSPLFFKEKGNDCYRDKNFREAIDWYTRALTRLEFSDNDVLRSQLFCNRAACYQALGDWEAAISDCTDALCFDEAYTKAYLRRSAAFEKTNSYQKSHSDLEKALSLDPSLEYVSFYLHFITFFSPKYSTKKAQLKKLADAEFESEKEQMIGKLKDLGNNLLGKIGLSLDNFKVQKNPETGSYNIQFQQ; encoded by the exons ATGGGAATCGAGGAAGTTCCTGATTTACCTCAAAATACTGTTGAGGATGATGCCATTAAATTCCACACGAGTACTCCTACTGAGGATACTAATTTAGATGATTCCGAGTTGGGTAAAACTGAGGATTTATTCGGTTCTTCATCGCCTCTTTTTTTTAAAGAAAAGGGCAATGATTGTTACCGCGACAAAAATTTCAGGGAGGCCATCGACTGGTACACCAGGGCTCTCACCAGACTCGAATTTAGCGACAACGATGTCTTGAGATCACAGCTGTTTTGCAACAGGGCCGCTTGCTATCAGGCTCTGGGTGATTGGGAGGCCGCTATTTCCGACTGTACCGACGCCCTTTGCTTTGACGAAGCATATACAAAG GCTTATTTAAGGCGCAGTGCTGCCTTTGAAAAGACCAATTCGTATCAAAAATCGCATTCCGACTTGGAAAAGGCGCTTAGCCTCGACCCATCCCTAGAGTAcgtttctttttatttgcACTTTATAACTTTTTTTAGCCCAAAATATTCAACTAAGAAGGCTCAGCTGAAGAAACTAG CTGACGCTGAATTTGAGTCTGAGAAGGAGCAGATGATCGGCAAGTTAAAGGACTTGGGCAACAACCTTCTCGGAAAGATCGGCCTGTCGTTGGACAACTTCAAGGTTCAAAAGAACCCTGAAACTGGGTCCTACAACATTCAATTTCAACAGTAA
- a CDS encoding nucleosome assembly protein: MTDDSQLSDAIKNMSLADRVTSKLTDSQVAVLNELQTIQKSKDELEVEFNKELNKLRLKYDVLYQPIYESRYKILTRPCGLEYGTPSLPRFWLTAMKNNKTLRNIIEVHDEPVLAYLSDVTSEYLEPNKQESFKITMKFDKNPYFTNTTLVKQYNMKSVDGELESLLQGTVASEINWLPDKNVTKQTVTKVQRHKRTKETRTRVDFEDKPSFFRFFTGQEVPTVEQLAQMTKLEISELELYVEEDYDIGVVIRDKLIPEAIYWFLGAVDDDDVEDDEPESYENSEDLTTESE, encoded by the exons ATGACGGACGATTCTCAGTTATCTGATGCCATAAAGAACATGTCACTGG CAGACCGCGTTACCTCGAAGTTGACCGACTCCCAAGTCGCTGTACTCAACGAACTCCAAACGATACAG AAATCCAAAGATGAGTTAGAAGTGGAATTCAACAAGGAATTGAACAAGTTGCGCCTGAAGTACGATGTACTCTATCAGCCAATCTATGAATCCCGCTATAAGATATTGACGAGGCCCTGCGGCCTCGAGTACGGAACTCCA AGTCTCCCAAGGTTTTGGTTGACGGCGATGAAAAATAACAAGACCCTGAGGAACATAATAGAGGTCCACGACGAGCCCGTATTGGCATATTTGTCAGACGTGACCTCGGAATACCTGGAGCCAAATAAACAGGAGTCGTTTAAAATCACAATGAAGTTCGATAAAAAcccatattttacaaatacaacaCTAGTGAAACAGTATAACATGAAGTCAGTTGACGGTGAACTGGAGTCATTGCTGCAGGGAACAGTGGCCTCTGAAATTAACTGGCTGCCGGATAAGAACGTGACGAAGCAGACAGTGACGAAGGTACAAAGGCACAAAAGAACCAAGGAAACCAGGACCAGAGTCGACTTTGAAGACAAGCCGAGTTTCTTTAGATTTTTCACAGGCCAGGAGGTGCCAACAGTTGAGCAATTAGCCCAAATGACCAAATTAGag atttCGGAACTTGAACTGTATGTCGAGGAAGATTATGATATTGGAGTTGTCATAAGG GACAAGTTGATTCCGGAAGCCATATATTGGTTCCTGGGAGCGGTAGACGATGATGACGTAGAGGACGATGAACCCGAAAGTTACGAAAACTCCGAAGATTTGACAACTGAATcggaataa
- a CDS encoding spliceosome-associated protein has translation MANKIDLSSVKAIRKKNPATYKNLVKKLKRKQKQNHTKESNGEVKTNGQVLKENLKTHFKDFEEHLKDSEDVEIEYIYKEEDVGEFGDVFEKFSEMESQKMEEEPQPEVEEPAEEQFDDTDSEEDESHKKMSTKKLLRLMNRPTLSQLKQYAEKPEVVEIWDTTAADPKFLVWLKGQRNTIPVPSHWSEKTRFMQNRRSSDKPPYKLPPHIEATKISEIRSALQIKESEKTLKQKQREKARPKSHRMDIDYQTLHDAFFKYAVKPPMTKYGDVYYEGKEMVLRMRNCKPGQLSERLKHALGIGENAPPPWLINMQRFGPPPSYPNLRIPGVNAPLPESASFGYQPGGWGHLPTDEAGNPLYGYFDSSYYEDNHIDKTFFGEVAQAPEEDEDEEESDEEAGEEGRTDHLSSETPLSMGMKTPLVDVGLSALDTPMQSTMQPTQAPRKAYTVLEPKVATASNALFGSQITYQMPPPVATPLGMGGMTTPMGGIATPSLTTEEVDGTTTTDEIMRQLKYHENKAKKAHEAAGQIEVQENKDPNKKKKKKQFKF, from the exons ATGGCAAACAAAATTGATTTAAGTAGCGTTAAAGCGATTCGAAAGAAGAATCCAGCAACCTATAAGAATTTAGTAAAGAAACTG aagaggaagcagaAACAAAATCACACCAAGGAATCGAACGGTGAAGTTAAAACGAACGGACAAGTCTTGAAGGAAAATCTAAAAACACACTTTAAAGATTTCGAGGAACATCTAAAGGATTCAGAGGATGTGGAGATagaatacatatataaag AGGAGGATGTTGGAGAGTTTGGAGATGTGTTCGAGAAGTTCTCGGAGATGGAGAGTCAGAAGATGGAAGAGGAGCCTCAGCCGGAGGTGGAGGAGCCCGCAGAGGAGCAGTTTGACGACACAGACTCTGAGGAAGAC GAATCGCACAAGAAGATGAGCACGAAGAAGCTACTGAGGCTCATGAACAGGCCGACACTATCTCAGCTGAAGCAG TACGCAGAAAAGCCGGAGGTGGTGGAAATATGGGACACGACGGCAGCAGACCCGAAGTTTCTGGTGTGGCTGAAGGGACAGAGGAACACGATCCCAGTGCCCTCGCACTGGAGCGAGAAGACGAGGTTCATGCAAAACAGAAGAAGCTCAGATAAGCCGCCGTATAAGCTGCCGCCGCACATCGAGGCCACGAAGATCTCGGAGATCAGGTCGGCGCTGCAAATCAAGGAGAGCGAAAAAACGCtgaagcagaagcagaGGGAGAAGGCGAGGCCAAAGTCGCACAGAATGGACATCGACTACCAGACGCTTCACGACGCCTTCTTCAAGTACGCAGTGAAGCCGCCGATGACGAAGTACGGAGACGTGTACTACGAAGGGAAGGAAATGGTGCTGCGAATGCGCAACTGTAAGCCTGGTCAGTTATCAGAGAGGCTGAAGCACGCACTGGGAATCGGCGAAAACGCTCCGCCGCCATGGCTGATTAATATGCAAAG ATTTGGGCCGCCACCAAGTTATCCTAACTTGCGGATACCGGGAGTTAATGCGCCATTGCCAGAGTCGGCATCATTTGGATATCAGCCAGGAGGCTGGGGACACCTCCCAACGGATGAGGCGGGAAACCCGCTCTACGGCTACTTCGACTCGTCGTACTACGAAGACAACCACATAGATAAAACGTTCTTCGGCGAAGTGGCGCAGGCACCTGAGGAGgatgaagatgaggaaG agtCTGACGAGGAGGCAGGCGAGGAGGGTAGGACCGACCACCTGTCATCAGAGACCCCG TTGTCAATGGGTATGAAGACTCCTCTGGTCGACGTTGGTTTATCGGCGCTGGATACACCGATGCAGAGCACAATGCAGCCGACACAGGCACCAAGAAAGGCATACACAGTGCTGGAGCCGAAGGTGGCAACGGCCTCAAACGCGCTCTTCGGATCACAAATCACGTATCAAATGCCGCCGCCAGTTGCAACGCCCCTG GGAATGGGAGGAATGACAACACCAATGGGCGGTATCGCAACGCCATCTCTAACGACTGAAG AAGTCGATGGCACGACTACGACCGACGAAATCATGAGGCAGCTCAAGTACCATGAAAACAAGGCTAAAAAGGCACACGAAGCAGCAGGTCAGATCGAAGTGCAGGAAAACAAGGACCcgaacaagaagaagaaaaagaaacaGTTCAAATtctaa
- a CDS encoding proliferating cell nuclear antigen 1, whose amino-acid sequence MLELKLNNAVVLRRIFDCIRDLITDGNIDFDATGMTLQALDGNHIALVHLKLHESGFVLYRCDRPRALGININSVTKAFKSCSNNDSVLIQSEEDKDLITFVFENNIEDRVSSFSLKLMTIEQDALSIPENTEGFDAEITLSSKEMTNICKQMNEFSDTIKMEINKNSITFSTQGDLGHGEIVLRNRPPSSEGDCGVSIKVRNPIKQSYATKYLSMFTKSGCLSDSVTFGLSQNRPIEVKYDVKDSLGDDGRHGQVLGELKFYLAPKIDDEMESD is encoded by the exons ATGTTAGAGCTTAAGTTGAACAACGCAGTAGTCTTGAGGAGAATTTTCGACTGTATTAGGGATCTGATTACTGATGGGAACATCGATTTCGACGCCACGGGAATGACTCTTCAGGCTCTCGATGGCAATCACATAGCGCTCGTTCACCTGAAGTTACACGAAA GTGGATTTGTGTTATACCGCTGCGACAGGCCCCGCGCGCTCGGAATAAACATCAATTCAGTCACAAAGGCGTTTAAATCATGTTCAAACAACGACTCAGTACTAATACAAAGCGAGGAAGACAAAGATCTGATCACGTTTGTCTTCGAAAACAACA tcgAAGATCGTGTTTCAAGTTTTTCTCTAAAATTGATGACCATTGAGCAGGATGCGCTGAGTATCCCGGAGAACACCGAAGGCTTCGACGCGGAGATCACTCTCAGCTCCAAGGAAATGACGAACATATGCAAGCAGATGAACGAGTTTTCCGACACcataaaaatggaaatcAACAAGAATTCAATAACATTCTCAACGCAGGGTGATCTCGGGCACGGTGAAATTGTTTTAAGAAACAGACCACCATCTTCAGAGGGAGACTGTGGAGTTTCCATAAAG GTCAGAAATCCCATAAAGCAATCTTACGCAACAAAGTACCTATCTATGTTCACCAAG AGTGGCTGTTTGAGTGATTCTGTTACCTTCGGGCTAAGTCAAAACCGTCCAATTGAAGTCAAGTATGACGTTAAGGACTCGTTGGGCGACGATGGACGTCACGGCCAGGTTCTCGGCGAACTCAAGTTCTATCTCGCCCCCAAAATCGATGATGAAATGGAATCAGATTAA
- a CDS encoding DEAD-box family RNA helicase, whose amino-acid sequence MATCKSGDDHRSSSDTWSSEGSEFELASEDILNFGRSNLNSALLENVLLRFKRFTPVQRKAIPVILSGRDALIKSQTGSGKTLAALIPLLNLLLENSRPPSPADLKLLIVVPSNDLIRQVHSSLKTLLKKCSNTLTFGAVAESKDALANVVVTKPSVAVEIVKSQELEYLVVDEADLLFEFGYKKDMLKLIELLRSTSKFKKFQAVLLSATLDYEIKNIANLLLYKPVYVDVPFTQKLGTVNEYYILVEEKNKLVTLYVLLKMESIPYGSIIFVNSNKKGYHLYCFLRKLSLDINIVSKLLSPKLRHTILQNFNQGLIGCLIVIDDETDQDMNLSRGVDFVNLKCVINFDEPKSLEIYKHRIGRTGRNYQEGSSLTFFTKRDDDLLLKLTKGFEENSAHSLQLNEQVEGQEHGDDEGGLKRLTLDESVFESFKYRVNDILKTITPKLVETAQMQSVRHSAIEQEEFLKNVNENDVLLLKSVLKNDNQLLKPEKKHLTYIPKYLVDENLQNVVEDIKYQIHPSDNAAEESRLRKLRNKRARSEAAKRGRHTKRQRKRKFFKKKLPHFKKRKK is encoded by the exons ATGGCCACTTGTAAGTCCGGTGATGATCACCGGTCGAGTTCCGACACTTGGTCCTCGGAAGGTTCTGAATTTGAACTAGCAAGTGAGgacatattaaattttggACGATCTAACTTAAATTCGGCTTTATTAGAAAATGTTCTATTGCGTTTTAAAAGGTTCACACCGGTTCAGAGAAAG GCAATTCCGGTTATTTTATCTGGTCGAGATGCCTTGATTAAGTCCCAAACAGGCTCCGGAAAAACACTGGCAGCTTTGATTCCACTATTGAATTTACTGCTGGAAAACAGTAGACCTCCGAGTCCTGCTGATTTGAAGTTGCTTATCGTGGTCCCGTCGAACGATTTAATACGCCAAGTTCATTCTTCCCTGAAGACCCTTTTAAAGAAATGCTCCAACACACTGACCTTCGGAGCAGTGGCGGAGTCAAAGGATGCCCTGGCGAACGTGGTGGTGACGAAGCCGTCAGTAGCAGTGGAGATAGTAAAGAGCCAGGAGTTGGAATACCTGGTCGTGGACGAGGCAGACCTACTTTTCGAGTTCGGATACAAGAAGGATATGTTGAAGCTGATCGAACTGCTGAGGTCGACCTCTAAGTTCAAGAAGTTCCAAGCAGTGCTGCTGAGCGCAACGTTAGACTATGAAATAAAGAATATCGCAAACCTACTTTTGTATAAGCCAGTTTACGTCGACGTGCCGTTCACGCAGAAGCTAGGCACGGTAAACGAGTACTACATACTGGTCgaggaaaaaaataagctGGTGACGCTGTACGTGTTACTTAAGATGGAATCGATACCATACGGGTCAATCATATTCGTAAACTCAAACAAAAA GGGATACCACCTCTACTGCTTTCTGAGAAAGCTGTCATTGGACATAAACATAGTGAGCAAGCTTTTGTCTCCAAAACTGAGGCACACGATACTGCAG AACTTCAACCAGGGACTGATCGGATGCTTAATAGTGATCGATGATGAAACTGACCAGGACATGAATTTAAGCAGAGGAGTGGACTTCGTAAACCTAAAGTGCGTAATTAACTTCGACGAGCCTAAGAGCCTGGAAATATATAAGCACAGAATAGGACGCACGGGCCGAAACTATCAAGAAGGCTCGAGTTTAACCTTTTTTACAAAAAGAGACGACGACCTGCTATTGAAGCTTACCAAAGGTTTTGAAGAAAACAGTGCACACTCTTTGCAATTAAATG AACAGGTGGAAGGCCAGGAACACGGTGATGACGAGGGTGGCCTTAAGAGGTTAACGCTGGATGAGAGCGTGTTTGAGTCGTTCAAGTACCGAGTAAATGACATACTGAAGACGATAACGCCGAAGCTCGTGGAAACGGCGCAGATGCAGTCAGTGAGGCACAGCGCCATTGAGCAGGAGGAGTTCCTGAAAAACGTTAACGAAAACGACGTCCTGCTGCTGAAATCGGTGCTCAAGAACGACAATCAGCTGCTGAAGCCGGAGAAGAAGCACCTGACGTACATTCCGAAGTACCTGGTGGACGAAAACCTACAGAACGTGGTGGAAGACATCAAGTATCAGATTCACCCCTCAGATAACGCCGCAGAGGAGTCGCGtctgaggaagctgaggaATAAGAGGGCGAGGAGCGAGGCGGCTAAGAGGGGCAGGCACACCAAGAGGCAGCGGAAGAGGAAGTTCTTCAAAAAGAAGCTACCGCACTTcaagaagaggaagaagtaG
- a CDS encoding replication factor: protein MDSKIDIWIEKYRPNSLDQIIGNPEITKRLQFIAKEGNMPNLLLCGPPGTGKTTSVLCLAREMLGLQFKNAVIELNASDDRGVEVVRESIKNFAKKSLVLPPNKHKIVILDEVDSMTEAAQQWLTIQLKALRRIMEIYSNTTRFALACNQSTKIIEPIQSRCAVIRYSKLKDDQILKRLVDICGMENLNYTNEGMEALLFSADGDLRRAVNNLQIVSAGFKVVTKENVFKVCDIPSPDLIQKMLGDCLCGNWRSAHEKAVELLDLGHSPLDIIVTIRSVLKTLDAPEHVVLEYIKSVALAHMVMVNGLTSQLQLEKLLANLCKIALALRTA from the exons ATGGATAGCAAAATTGACATATGGATAGAGAAGTACCGCCCTAATTCTCTCGATCAGATAATCGGGAACCCCGAGATAACGAAAAGACTACAATTCATTGCAAAGGAGGGTAATATGCCGAATCTTCTGCTATGT GGGCCACCAGGAACCGGGAAAACTACATCAGTGTTGTGTTTGGCGAGGGAGATGCTGGGCTTGCAATTTAAAAACGCAGTTATCGAGCTGAATGCCAGCGACGACAG AGGTGTTGAAGTAGTAAGGGagagtataaaaaatttcGCTAAAAAGTCCCTGGTTTTACCGCCGAACAAGCATAAAATAGTAATTCTGGACGAGGTCGACTCGATGACCGAGGCTGCTCAACAG TGGTTAACGATACAACTTAAGGCTCTGAGGAGGATAATGGAGATATACTCAAACACGACGAGATTTGCGTTGGCCTGCAACCAGTCCACGAAGATAATTGAGCCGATTCAGAGCAGATGTGCAGTAATTAGATACTCGAAACTAAAGGACGACCAG ATACTGAAGAGACTTGTTGACATTTGTGGCATGGAGAACCTGAATTACACCAACGAGGGCATGGAGGCGCTCCTGTTCTCAGCGGACGGCGACTTAAGGAGA GCCGTGAACAACTTACAAATAGTTTCTGCCGGATTTAAAGTTGTTACTAAGGAgaatgtgtttaaa GTGTGTGACATTCCATCGCCGGATTTGATACAGAAGATGCTCGGCGACTGTCTTTGTGGAAACTGGAGAAGC GCCCATGAAAAGGCAGTGGAGTTGTTAGATTTGGGACACTCGCCCCTTGACATTATAG TCACAATTAGAAGTGTGCTTAAAACACTGGATGCCCCTGAACATGTCGTGCTGGAATACATTAAG AGCGTTGCACTTGCGCACATGGTCATGGTCAACGGACTCACTTCGCAGCTGCAGCTAGA GAAGTTGTTGGCgaatttgtgtaaaatcgCACTGGCACTCAGAACCGCCTAG
- a CDS encoding uncharacterized protein (protein of unknown function DUF841, eukaryotic family protein) gives MDNDSFVSTVNKRDTLLVLLFAIAIGVINELTSYFFIYRKESFRKAFEELCDAYEVYVLSKVIPKTKAQIQSGETPAKILLDKMKFLKNNRTISSIITGILLMGLMPAIMSMFEYSVVAKLPFKPIPLISMFTHSKVLGNDPTDCTATSFYAIVSMIARHYTKVFLG, from the exons atggaCAATGATTCCTTCGTTTCAACAGTGAATAAACGCGACACTCTATTGGTTCTACTCTTTGCCATAGCAATTGGAGTAATCAATGAACTAacatcttatttttttatatatcgCAAGGAATCCTTCAGAAAGGCCTTTGAGGAGTTGTGCGATGCCTACGAAGTGTACGTTCTCTCCAAAGTTATTC CTAAAACTAAGGCTCAGATACAGTCTGGAGAAACTCCTGCCAAGATTTTGCTGGACAAAATGAAGTTC TTGAAGAATAACAGGACGATTTCATCAATAATAACTGGAATTCTACTGATGGGACTTATGCCAGCCATCATGAGCATGTTTGAATACTCAGTGGTTGCAAAATTGCCTTTCAAACCAATCCCCCTGATCTCCATGTTTACACATAGCAAAGTACTGGGCAACGATCCAACTGATTGCACAGCAACCAGTTTTTACGCAATTGTATCCATGATCGCTAGACATTATACGAAGGTCTTCTTAGGGTAA
- a CDS encoding DNA helicase, translated as MSKTIEISDITKIERIGIHSHITGLGLDENLNPEYTGDGLVGQVQARRAAGVVVNMLKEGKIGGRAILLAGQPGSGKTAIAMGISKALGEDAPFTHINASEVYSMELSKTESLTQAFRRSIGLRVKEESEVIEGEVTEIEIDRFTNPTSTSSRDKLGKMTMKTTDMETLYDIGGNLIDALKRENVAVGDIIQIDKTSGKVTKLGRAYSYSHDYDAMAPNVNFIPCPSGELQKRKEVLHTVTLHDVDVINSRSQGFLSLFTGDTGEIKNEVREQIDLKVQEWQDDGRAELIQGVLFIDEAHMLDIECFSFLSRALEMENCPIVVMATNRGITRIRGTDYKSPHGIPLDVLDRLLIIPTFPYQPEDTKMIIGQRCDEEDVELEEDSLELLVKVATDVSLRYALQLITASHLIRQRKGGGPVTCDDIKRSFSLFLDARRSTKYLIDFQHEYMFSELKNPDEKMEE; from the exons ATGAGTAAAACTATAGAAATATCGGACATCACGAAGATAGAAAGGATAGGAATCCACTCCCATATCACAGGACTGGGCCTGGACGAGAACTTAAACCCAGAGTACACGGGAGATGGGCTAGTGGGCCAAGTGCAGGCAAGAAGAGCCGCCG GTGTTGTTGTAAATATGCTTAAGGAAGGAAAGATAGGAGGAAGGGCAATTCTTTTGGCAGGGCAGCCGGGAAGTGGAAAGACGGCAATAGCAATGGGAATTTCGAAAGCACTTGGAGAG GACGCGCCATTCACACACATCAACGCATCCGAGGTCTATTCGATGGAACTGAGCAAGACTGAATCACTAACACAGGCGTTCAGAAGATCAATCGGCCTGAGAGTGAAGGAGGAGTCGGAAGTGATAGAAGGAGAGGTCACGGAAATCGAAATAGACAGATTCACAAATCCGACGAGCACAAGCAGTAGAGATAAGCTGGGGAAGATGACGATGAAGACGACGGATATGGAGACGCTCTACGACATAGGAGGCAACCTGATCGATGCGCTGAAGAGAGAGAACGTGGCAGTGGGCGacataatacaaatagACAAGACCTCGGGAAAGGTGACGAAGCTGGGAAGAGCTTATTCGTACTCCCACGACTACGACGCAATGGCGCCGAACGTCAATTTCATACCATGTCCATCGGGAGAGCTGCAGAAGAGAAAGGAAGTGCTGCACACAGTAACACTGCACGATGTGGATGTAATAAATTCAAG ATCGCAAGGATTTTTATCACTGTTTACGGGAGACACGGGAGAGATAAAGAACGAAGTGAGGGAGCAAATTGACCTGAAAGTGCAAGAGTGGCAAGACGATGGAAGGGCAGAGTTGATCCAGGGAGTGTTGTTCATAGACGAGGCACACATGTTGGATATTGAGTGCTTCTCATTTTTGTCAAG GGCTCTAGAAATGGAAAACTGTCCAATAGTAGTGATGGCCACTAACAGAGGGATAACGAGAATTAGAGGAACAGATTACAAGTCGCCTCACGGAATACCGCTTGATGTGCTGGATCGGCTGCTAATCATACCAACATTTCCATATCAGCCTGAGGATACAAAGATG ATCATTGGTCAGAGAtgcgacgaggaggacgtGGAGTTGGAAGAGGACtcgctggagctgctggtcAAAGTGGCCACAGACGTATCGCTAAGATACGCATTGCAGCTAATAACAGCGTCACACCTGATTAGGCAAAGAAAGGGAG GTGGACCAGTTACCTGTGACGATATCAAAAGATCATTTAGTCTGTTTCTGGATGCAAGACGAAGCACCAAATACCTAATT GATTTCCAACACGAATACATGTTCTCCGAATTAAAGAATCCTGATGAAAAGATGGAAGAGTGA